A stretch of Vannielia litorea DNA encodes these proteins:
- the rpsG gene encoding 30S ribosomal protein S7 translates to MSRRHAAEKREVLPDAKFGDKVLTKFMNNLMIDGKKSVAERIVYNALDRVESKLKRSPIEVFEEALDNIKPSVEVRSRRVGGATYQVPVEVRPERREALAIRWLIAASRARNENTMEERLAGELIDAVQSRGTAVKKREDTHKMADANKAFSHYRW, encoded by the coding sequence ATGTCCCGTCGTCACGCTGCCGAGAAGCGCGAAGTCCTGCCTGACGCCAAATTCGGCGACAAGGTTCTGACGAAATTCATGAACAACCTGATGATCGACGGCAAGAAGTCGGTCGCCGAGCGCATCGTCTACAACGCGCTCGACCGGGTTGAGAGCAAGCTGAAGCGGTCGCCCATCGAGGTGTTCGAAGAGGCCCTCGACAACATCAAGCCGTCGGTCGAGGTTCGCTCCCGCCGGGTTGGTGGCGCCACCTACCAGGTGCCCGTCGAAGTGCGCCCCGAGCGTCGCGAAGCGCTGGCCATCCGCTGGCTCATCGCCGCCTCTCGCGCCCGCAACGAGAACACCATGGAAGAGCGTCTGGCCGGTGAGCTGATCGACGCTGTCCAATCTCGTGGCACCGCCGTGAAGAAGCGCGAAGACACCCACAAGATGGCCGATGCCAACAAGGCGTTCAGCCACTACCGCTGGTAA
- the rpsL gene encoding 30S ribosomal protein S12, which yields MPTIQQLIRKPRQPKVKRSKSQHLEGCPQKRGVCTRVYTTTPKKPNSAMRKVAKVRLTNGYEVISYIPGESHNLQEHSVVLIRGGRVKDLPGVRYHILRGVLDTQGVKDRKQRRSKYGAKRPK from the coding sequence ATGCCCACGATCCAACAGCTGATCCGCAAGCCGCGGCAGCCGAAAGTCAAACGATCCAAGTCGCAGCACCTCGAAGGCTGCCCGCAGAAGCGGGGCGTCTGCACCCGCGTCTACACCACCACGCCGAAGAAGCCGAACTCGGCCATGCGGAAAGTCGCCAAGGTGCGCCTGACCAACGGCTACGAGGTCATCAGCTACATTCCCGGTGAGAGCCACAACCTTCAGGAGCACTCCGTTGTCCTGATCCGTGGCGGCCGTGTGAAAGACCTTCCCGGCGTTCGTTACCACATCCTGCGCGGGGTGCTCGACACCCAGGGCGTCAAAGACCGCAAGCAGCGCCGCTCGAAGTACGGCGCGAAGCGTCCGAAGTAA
- a CDS encoding glycosyltransferase yields MCPSRRGDQPIAPRPCLATPRPLPCRRGHIQTRRTSLIVQILGICRFSYPCYGGFRREHDTIQDRIDFLYGEERLEERFRYFETFTLPGLRLQTDEDFKFVVLAGNQLPRAYDERLKDLLATLPQARLVQYEPLNHREACLKAMREHIDPDGGVCGQFRLDDDDGVSYRFVERFREAFDDGQGIMKREHKFAVDYNQGFTVSIDETGIRACAQQRQYWTPALGVYIRPHIDKTVVHFRHDTIWRQMTTLTYTGEDMFVRGLNSTNGTPFKKKDFEEMLPIEGEVAQRLSRSFGITGEALAKFHDAESKASARAGR; encoded by the coding sequence ATGTGCCCCTCCCGGCGCGGAGATCAGCCAATAGCGCCGCGCCCTTGCCTCGCCACCCCGCGCCCCCTACCTTGCCGCCGGGGCCACATCCAGACCCGAAGGACCAGTCTCATCGTACAGATTCTCGGCATCTGCCGCTTCTCCTATCCCTGCTACGGCGGCTTCCGGCGGGAGCACGACACCATCCAGGACCGGATCGACTTTCTTTATGGCGAAGAGCGGCTGGAGGAGCGCTTCCGCTATTTCGAAACCTTCACTCTCCCCGGCCTGCGGTTGCAGACCGACGAGGATTTCAAGTTCGTCGTGCTGGCCGGCAACCAGCTCCCCAGGGCCTATGACGAGCGCCTGAAGGACCTGCTCGCCACCCTGCCCCAGGCCCGGCTGGTGCAATACGAGCCGCTCAACCACCGCGAGGCCTGCCTCAAGGCGATGCGGGAGCACATCGACCCCGATGGCGGCGTCTGCGGCCAGTTCCGTCTCGATGACGACGACGGGGTGAGCTACCGCTTCGTCGAGCGCTTCCGCGAGGCCTTCGACGACGGCCAGGGCATCATGAAGCGCGAGCACAAATTCGCCGTCGATTACAACCAGGGCTTCACCGTCTCCATCGACGAGACCGGCATCCGCGCCTGCGCCCAGCAGCGGCAGTACTGGACCCCGGCGCTCGGCGTCTATATCCGCCCCCACATCGACAAGACGGTCGTCCACTTCCGGCACGATACGATCTGGCGCCAGATGACCACCCTCACCTACACCGGCGAAGACATGTTCGTGCGCGGCCTCAACTCCACCAACGGCACGCCCTTCAAGAAGAAGGACTTCGAGGAGATGCTGCCGATCGAGGGCGAGGTGGCCCAGCGCCTGTCCAGGAGCTTCGGGATCACCGGGGAGGCGCTTGCGAAATTTCACGACGCCGAATCGAAAGCATCCGCTCGCGCAGGTAGGTGA